In one Coccinella septempunctata chromosome 6, icCocSept1.1, whole genome shotgun sequence genomic region, the following are encoded:
- the LOC123315031 gene encoding uncharacterized protein LOC123315031 isoform X1, giving the protein MSDIPSTSNSTSKLSASSPVQNARKIRKKYDKNKLPTPPPDPREDKKESCSEKDFLEYLEQLQKHTANYSRSTSHLASALVAEDAFDHLEKLYKLMEQMLELRAQNAKLHRKIRDLEHLNNLEKMYRQVENLPDDDLCPELEKDTAFAETILESILYEPTKQPLKAKGSLRQSLMRRHRNRSCSATDKPVGLETAEGVDQQRRASLCTTNVKKSSKVSKWTRVKAAFKWEKASSNVGDTKSLDSGVSDVARYLRVPSTNDDVGHSPSDSGAAEISTPGTLSSASSNENFHKSGRRSPYEDLRSSDDEHSHVYSSHSKDDSNISPRSSQRSHRTPWARMKDMINTRNPVRKKSRMSTHSDDIQIDIDFCSDNEDVFEDNNKPRTYPNSNATSSAKLDGSSENDIPLVVRERYKSNDEQLLEMDEADCRKVSKWAKVKRAFLPSVDGHSDLGCKVNNDNDDFERFNRDPIQTEINRNYRNLQKKLSIEFQEKLIEWKRIKHNATSAPIPAQSGNVSDEPTQSSPSFMKKMEEWEKIKSPPVKAKSNIQMTSEENLPPEFKKKLQEWERIKKSSVRKSTKKLGDVPRWKSMQCPKTSESSHVEIPVISEEFRKKLEEWKQIKAAGYKSDETEKKALEDKTPSPTFQQMDSRVRKTSQDKELQWYEKELNKIEKEKNRLERERQKFMEKEEKLSKLRKSVIGGHKKDILVHTPSGFYKFEGISRKFTQKLYEWEKSKGIGPESSTFAYLNPEYIKTEIPKVKINGEDHTPPLPRSRSVDSIVISAMNIGCPLMSQPSSLSLNDMEDLENQCRVGSNSSSLDYLPRQNHETDGDEPEALIVEVEDFVEETAAPLKNFVEQHNPVYQCEEMRALCVCLTPKVRRSESARAQSNYSLIEEALTSLRYISENEVEIRKIQIRGEKDSLIKIKEICDEQKNLVTCLLGKIRNLQEENSAVICNLSKENQNEKFPQITDILDVVQDLSTELITMAERLESKFECRMNEKTTKHFFDELHAQEIIEEIKCKLLELRRHLSYVCAASDSTTPQKRKLCRMKSIVCEKSSNDSQCTSSTQSSGVCEKQAFDSTNTETKCPQNQGAIKKRLRYRIETIRKKSLHDSDEEEEIVAEHKKYPKLLRSRTISDGSTKSLEQNEGCESKNINIFPAVTKSTYPDSPTRVTLSDSPVTIFVKTTRKLFTPLVERSLQDSEKDSPKQNDDNQKFETNDENINEEESQPVDTINKALTNAENTMVTGLPPLHSSPVTQKKYVRDMSPSIRLMLNKYQQKITEQDVLSKSGGSSGSASPVAWRSPIAERRVRAQTEKYQEEIIKLSPVSLKKELHKSTSQGHVQSMGKSEIKSPIIGVSRQKSILKSSSAANLVQRRLYEYSPQHNETPDKEVRSTLDRQYSLQITNFEEPSTSRISSELRQQKLKKAKEEFLNSSSATPLDSKIQEDIQETSRTNRLSTISVDSSSSASSISPGVLVKSISAGMINIVADAYKHFENKPREYVSLPRNTRSDSSSKSTLANLASKFRKVKMRKGKEKDREQYVAVSELCRQSLVVDINENDGGRVQAENLANNANSTQNSQQMPITKSSSWIRKTLFFKK; this is encoded by the exons ATGAGCGACATTCCATCCACTTCCAATAGTACGTCGAAACTCTCTGCAAGTTCGCCAGTTCAAAATgcaagaaaaatcagaaagaaatatGATAAAAATAAACTTCCTACACCGCCCCCTGATCCAAGAGAGGACAAAAAGGAGAGCTGTTCCGAGAAAGATTTCCTCGAGTATTTGGAACAACTGCAGAAACATACAGCCAATTACTCTAGATCCACATCTCATCTTGCATCTGCATTAGTAGCTGAAGACGCCTTCGATCATCTAGAAAAACTATACAAACTCATGGAGCAAATGCTGGAATTAAGAGCTCAAAATGCGAAATTGCATAGGAAAATACGTGACTTAGAACATCTCAATAACTTAGAAAAGATGTATAGACAAGTGGAAAATTTACCTGATGATGATTTGTGTCCAGAATTAGAAAAAGATACAGCATTCGCAGAAACGATATTGGAATCCATTCTATATGAACCCACTAAACAACCTCTAAAAGCAAAGGGATCTCTGCGACAGTCTTTAATGAGAAGACATCGGAACAGAAGCTGTTCTGCTACTGATAAACCTGTTGGACTGGAAACAGCAGAAGGCGTTGATCAGCAACGTAGAGCATCGTTGTGTACGACTAACGTGAAAAAGTCTTCGAAAGTGTCCAAGTGGACTCGAGTAAAAGCAGCATTCAAGTGGGAGAAAGCTTCTTCGAACGTTGGTGATACAAAATCATTAGACAGTGGTGTGAGTGACGTTGCAAGATACTTGAGAGTGCCATCCACGAACGATGATGTTGGACACAGTCCTTCTGACTCTGGAGCAGCGGAAATATCTACTCCTGGTACACTTTCTAGCGCTTCTTCTAACGAAAATTTTCACAAATCAG GTCGAAGAAGTCCTTACGAAGACCTCAGAAGTTCAGATGATGAACATTCGCATGTATACTCTTCACATTCCAAG GACGATTCCAATATATCTCCACGGTCAAGTCAAAGATCGCATAGAACACCATGGGCTCGGATGAAAGATATGATAAACACAAGAAATCCTGTAAGGAAGAAAAGTAGGATGAGTACTCATAGTGATGATATCCAAATAGACATAGATTTCTGCAGTGATAACGAAGATGTGTTCGAGGATAATAATAAACCACGTACGTATCCGAATTCCAATGCAACATCGTCGGCAAAGCTGGACGGATCGAGTGAGAACGATATACCCCTTGTGGTCAGAGAAAGATATAAAAGTAACGATGAGCAATTATTG GAAATGGATGAAGCTGACTGTAGAAAAGTTTCAAAATGGGCCAAAGTTAAAAGAGCTTTCTTGCCAAGTGTAGATGGACACTCAGATTTGGGATGCAAGGTCAATAACGATAATG ATGATTTCGAAAGATTCAACAGAGATCCCATCCAAACAGAAATAAACAGAAATTACAGAAATCTTCAGAAGAAGTTGAGCATAGAATTTCAAGAGAAACTGATCGAATGGAAAAGAATCAAACACAACGCAACTTCCGCACCTATTCCTGCGCAATCTGGGAATGTATCGGACGAACCTACACAGTCAAGCCCATcgtttatgaaaaaaatggaaGAGTGGGAAAAGATTAAATCTCCACCAGTTAAGGCCAAAAGCAACATTCAGATGACAAGTGAGGAGAACCTACCACCTGAATTCAAGAAGAAACTACAGGAATGGGAGAGAATTAAGAAGTCTTCTGTGCGAAAAAGCACTAAGAAACTTGGTGATGTACCGAGATGGAAATCAATGCAATGTCCAAAAACGTCGGAATCTTCTCACGTTGAAATACCAGTTATATCAGAAGAATTCAGAAAAAAGCTAGAGGAGTGGAAACAGATCAAGGCAGCTGGATATAAGAGtgatgaaactgaaaaaaaggcaTTGGAGGATAAAACTCCTAGTCCTACTTTTCAGCAAATGGATTCTAGGGTCCGTAAAACATCACAGGACAAGGAGTTGCAATGGTATGAGAAAGAATTGAATAAGATTGAGAAAGAAAAGAATAGACTGGAAAGAGAAAGACAGAAGTTTATGGAAAAGGAAGAAAa gcTTTCGAAACTGAGAAAATCAGTTATTGGAGGACACAAAAAAGATATTCTCGTTCATACACCTTCTGGTTTCTATAAATTCGAGGGTATTTCTAGAAAATTCACTCAAAAACTATATGAATGGGAGAAATCGAAGGGTATCGGACCAGAGTCTTCAACTTTCGCCTATCTGAATCCTGAGTACATTAAGACAGAAATTCCTAAGGTGAAAATAAACGGAGAAG ATCATACTCCTCCCTTGCCTAGGTCGAGGTCTGTGGATAGCATAGTTATATCAGCTATGAATATTGGATGCCCCTTGATGAGTCAACCTTCGAGTCTGTCTCTTAACGACATGGAAGATTTGGAAAACCAGTGTAGAGTTGGATCCAATTCCTCATCGTTAGATTATCTTCCCCGTCAAAACCATGAAACTGATGGGGATGAACCAGAAGCCTTAATAGTCGAAGTTGAAGATTTTGTCGAAGAAACAGCAGCACCTCTCAAGAACTTCGTCGAACAGCACAATCCGGTGTACCAATGTGAAGAAATGAGAGCACTGTG TGTCTGTTTGACGCCGAAAGTGAGAAGAAGTGAATCAGCTAGAGCACAATCTAACTATAGTCTAATCGAAGAAGCACTAACATCACTGAGATACATTTCAGAGAATGAAGTTGAAATTAG gaaaattcaaATAAGAGGTGAAAAAGATAGTTTGATCAAAATCAAG gaaatatgtgatgaacagaAAAATCTTGTAACTTGCCTTCTGGGAAAAATTCGAAATCTGCAAGAAGAAAATTCAGCAGTTATATGTAATCTTTCCAAAGAAAACCAAAATGAAAAGTTTCCTCAAATTACAGACATACTGGATGTTGTTCAAGATTTATCAACAGAACTGATTACAATG GCAGAAAGACTAGAGTCCAAATTTGAGTgtcgaatgaatgaaaaaacaacCAAGCACTTTTTCGATGAACTGCACGCCCAAGAAATCATAGAGGAAATAAAGTGTAAATTGTTAGAGCTTCGCAGACATCTAAGCTATGTTTGTGCTGCTTCAG aTTCCACAACACCTCAAAAAAGAAAGTTATGTAGAATGAAGTCGATAGTTTGCGAGAAATCTTCAAACGATTCGCAGTGCACATCAAGCACACAAAGTAGCGGTGTTTGTGAAAAACAGGCTTTCGATTCCACAAACACTGAAACCAAATGTCCGCAGAACCAGGGGGCTATCAAAAAAAGATTACGGTATAGAATTGAAACCATAAGGAAAAAAAGTCTGCATGATTCAGATGAGGAGGAAGAGATTGTTGCTGAGCATAAGAAATACCCAAAACTCCTCAGATCTAGAACAATATCCGACGGATCTACGAAGTCCCTAGAGCAAAACGAAGGATGCGAGtctaaaaatataaatatatttccAGCCGTAACTAAATCTACTTATCCGGACTCACCAACTAGGGTTACTTTATCCGATTCTCCAGTTACAATTTTCGTTAAAACTACAAGAAAATTGTTCACTCCTCTTGTTGAAAGGAGTTTACAAGATTCTGAGAAGGACTCTCCAAAACAGAATGATGATAACCAGAAGTTTGAAACGAATGATGAAAATATTAACGAAGAGGAAAGCCAACCTGTAGATACAATAAATAAAGCATTGACCAATGCTGAAAATACAATGGTCACTGGTTTACCACCTCTGCATTCTTCACCTGTAACACAAAAAAAGTATGTTAGGGACATGTCGCCCAGTATTCGTTTGATGCTCAACAAATATCAACAGAAAATTACAGAACAAGATGTCTTAAGCAAATCTGGAGGTAGCAGTGGATCAGCCTCGCCAGTTGCATGGCGATCACCAATAGCAGAAAGACGAGTAAGAGCTcaaactgaaaaatatcaagAAGAAATAATCAAGCTATCACCAGTATCATTGAAAAAGGAACTTCATAAATCCACAAGCCAAGGGCATGTTCAAAGCATGGGTAAATCGGAAATAAAGAGTCCAATTATTGGAGTTAGTAGACAGAAGAGTATACTGAAATCTAGCAGTGCAGCCAATTTGGTCCAAAGGAGATTATATGAATATTCGCCTCAACACAATGAAACACCTGACAAAGAAGTGAGGTCTACATTAGATCGACAATATTCACTTCAAATAACTAACTTCGAAGAACCCTCAACTTCAAGGATTTCATCGGAATTGAGGCAGCAAAAGCTGAAAAAAGCaaaagaagaatttttgaattcttcttcaGCAACTCCACTAGACTCAAAAATTCAAGAGGATATTCAAGAAACTTCTAGAACAAATAGACTCAGCACAATAAGCGTCGATAGCAGCTCAAGCGCAAGCTCGATTTCTCCTGGTGTACTCGTTAAATCCATCAGTGCGGGCATGATCAACATAGTAGCGGATGCCTATaaacatttcgaaaacaaaCCCAGGGAATATGTTTCGTTACCAAGAAATACAAGATCAGATAGTTCAAGCAAATCAACACTAGCTAATTTGGCgtcaaaattcagaaaagtCAAAATGAGAAAAGGAAAAGAGAAAGATAGAGAACAATACGTAGCTGTTTCCGAACTTTGCAGACAAAGTTTGGTAGtagatatcaatgaaaatgatggAGGACGTGTTCAAGCCGAAAATTTAGCAAACAATGCAAACAGTACCCAAAATAGTCAACAAATGCCTATAACGAAATCGAGCAGTTGGATTCGTAAAactttatttttcaagaaataa
- the LOC123315031 gene encoding uncharacterized protein LOC123315031 isoform X2 yields MSDIPSTSNSTSKLSASSPVQNARKIRKKYDKNKLPTPPPDPREDKKESCSEKDFLEYLEQLQKHTANYSRSTSHLASALVAEDAFDHLEKLYKLMEQMLELRAQNAKLHRKIRDLEHLNNLEKMYRQVENLPDDDLCPELEKDTAFAETILESILYEPTKQPLKAKGSLRQSLMRRHRNRSCSATDKPVGLETAEGVDQQRRASLCTTNVKKSSKVSKWTRVKAAFKWEKASSNVGDTKSLDSGVSDVARYLRVPSTNDDVGHSPSDSGAAEISTPGTLSSASSNENFHKSGRRSPYEDLRSSDDEHSHVYSSHSKDDSNISPRSSQRSHRTPWARMKDMINTRNPVRKKSRMSTHSDDIQIDIDFCSDNEDVFEDNNKPRTYPNSNATSSAKLDGSSENDIPLVVRERYKSNDEQLLEMDEADCRKVSKWAKVKRAFLPSVDGHSDLGCKVNNDNDDFERFNRDPIQTEINRNYRNLQKKLSIEFQEKLIEWKRIKHNATSAPIPAQSGNVSDEPTQSSPSFMKKMEEWEKIKSPPVKAKSNIQMTSEENLPPEFKKKLQEWERIKKSSVRKSTKKLGDVPRWKSMQCPKTSESSHVEIPVISEEFRKKLEEWKQIKAAGYKSDETEKKALEDKTPSPTFQQMDSRVRKTSQDKELQWYEKELNKIEKEKNRLERERQKFMEKEEKLSKLRKSVIGGHKKDILVHTPSGFYKFEGISRKFTQKLYEWEKSKGIGPESSTFAYLNPEYIKTEIPKVKINGEDHTPPLPRSRSVDSIVISAMNIGCPLMSQPSSLSLNDMEDLENQCRVGSNSSSLDYLPRQNHETDGDEPEALIVEVEDFVEETAAPLKNFVEQHNPVYQCEEMRALVCLTPKVRRSESARAQSNYSLIEEALTSLRYISENEVEIRKIQIRGEKDSLIKIKEICDEQKNLVTCLLGKIRNLQEENSAVICNLSKENQNEKFPQITDILDVVQDLSTELITMAERLESKFECRMNEKTTKHFFDELHAQEIIEEIKCKLLELRRHLSYVCAASDSTTPQKRKLCRMKSIVCEKSSNDSQCTSSTQSSGVCEKQAFDSTNTETKCPQNQGAIKKRLRYRIETIRKKSLHDSDEEEEIVAEHKKYPKLLRSRTISDGSTKSLEQNEGCESKNINIFPAVTKSTYPDSPTRVTLSDSPVTIFVKTTRKLFTPLVERSLQDSEKDSPKQNDDNQKFETNDENINEEESQPVDTINKALTNAENTMVTGLPPLHSSPVTQKKYVRDMSPSIRLMLNKYQQKITEQDVLSKSGGSSGSASPVAWRSPIAERRVRAQTEKYQEEIIKLSPVSLKKELHKSTSQGHVQSMGKSEIKSPIIGVSRQKSILKSSSAANLVQRRLYEYSPQHNETPDKEVRSTLDRQYSLQITNFEEPSTSRISSELRQQKLKKAKEEFLNSSSATPLDSKIQEDIQETSRTNRLSTISVDSSSSASSISPGVLVKSISAGMINIVADAYKHFENKPREYVSLPRNTRSDSSSKSTLANLASKFRKVKMRKGKEKDREQYVAVSELCRQSLVVDINENDGGRVQAENLANNANSTQNSQQMPITKSSSWIRKTLFFKK; encoded by the exons ATGAGCGACATTCCATCCACTTCCAATAGTACGTCGAAACTCTCTGCAAGTTCGCCAGTTCAAAATgcaagaaaaatcagaaagaaatatGATAAAAATAAACTTCCTACACCGCCCCCTGATCCAAGAGAGGACAAAAAGGAGAGCTGTTCCGAGAAAGATTTCCTCGAGTATTTGGAACAACTGCAGAAACATACAGCCAATTACTCTAGATCCACATCTCATCTTGCATCTGCATTAGTAGCTGAAGACGCCTTCGATCATCTAGAAAAACTATACAAACTCATGGAGCAAATGCTGGAATTAAGAGCTCAAAATGCGAAATTGCATAGGAAAATACGTGACTTAGAACATCTCAATAACTTAGAAAAGATGTATAGACAAGTGGAAAATTTACCTGATGATGATTTGTGTCCAGAATTAGAAAAAGATACAGCATTCGCAGAAACGATATTGGAATCCATTCTATATGAACCCACTAAACAACCTCTAAAAGCAAAGGGATCTCTGCGACAGTCTTTAATGAGAAGACATCGGAACAGAAGCTGTTCTGCTACTGATAAACCTGTTGGACTGGAAACAGCAGAAGGCGTTGATCAGCAACGTAGAGCATCGTTGTGTACGACTAACGTGAAAAAGTCTTCGAAAGTGTCCAAGTGGACTCGAGTAAAAGCAGCATTCAAGTGGGAGAAAGCTTCTTCGAACGTTGGTGATACAAAATCATTAGACAGTGGTGTGAGTGACGTTGCAAGATACTTGAGAGTGCCATCCACGAACGATGATGTTGGACACAGTCCTTCTGACTCTGGAGCAGCGGAAATATCTACTCCTGGTACACTTTCTAGCGCTTCTTCTAACGAAAATTTTCACAAATCAG GTCGAAGAAGTCCTTACGAAGACCTCAGAAGTTCAGATGATGAACATTCGCATGTATACTCTTCACATTCCAAG GACGATTCCAATATATCTCCACGGTCAAGTCAAAGATCGCATAGAACACCATGGGCTCGGATGAAAGATATGATAAACACAAGAAATCCTGTAAGGAAGAAAAGTAGGATGAGTACTCATAGTGATGATATCCAAATAGACATAGATTTCTGCAGTGATAACGAAGATGTGTTCGAGGATAATAATAAACCACGTACGTATCCGAATTCCAATGCAACATCGTCGGCAAAGCTGGACGGATCGAGTGAGAACGATATACCCCTTGTGGTCAGAGAAAGATATAAAAGTAACGATGAGCAATTATTG GAAATGGATGAAGCTGACTGTAGAAAAGTTTCAAAATGGGCCAAAGTTAAAAGAGCTTTCTTGCCAAGTGTAGATGGACACTCAGATTTGGGATGCAAGGTCAATAACGATAATG ATGATTTCGAAAGATTCAACAGAGATCCCATCCAAACAGAAATAAACAGAAATTACAGAAATCTTCAGAAGAAGTTGAGCATAGAATTTCAAGAGAAACTGATCGAATGGAAAAGAATCAAACACAACGCAACTTCCGCACCTATTCCTGCGCAATCTGGGAATGTATCGGACGAACCTACACAGTCAAGCCCATcgtttatgaaaaaaatggaaGAGTGGGAAAAGATTAAATCTCCACCAGTTAAGGCCAAAAGCAACATTCAGATGACAAGTGAGGAGAACCTACCACCTGAATTCAAGAAGAAACTACAGGAATGGGAGAGAATTAAGAAGTCTTCTGTGCGAAAAAGCACTAAGAAACTTGGTGATGTACCGAGATGGAAATCAATGCAATGTCCAAAAACGTCGGAATCTTCTCACGTTGAAATACCAGTTATATCAGAAGAATTCAGAAAAAAGCTAGAGGAGTGGAAACAGATCAAGGCAGCTGGATATAAGAGtgatgaaactgaaaaaaaggcaTTGGAGGATAAAACTCCTAGTCCTACTTTTCAGCAAATGGATTCTAGGGTCCGTAAAACATCACAGGACAAGGAGTTGCAATGGTATGAGAAAGAATTGAATAAGATTGAGAAAGAAAAGAATAGACTGGAAAGAGAAAGACAGAAGTTTATGGAAAAGGAAGAAAa gcTTTCGAAACTGAGAAAATCAGTTATTGGAGGACACAAAAAAGATATTCTCGTTCATACACCTTCTGGTTTCTATAAATTCGAGGGTATTTCTAGAAAATTCACTCAAAAACTATATGAATGGGAGAAATCGAAGGGTATCGGACCAGAGTCTTCAACTTTCGCCTATCTGAATCCTGAGTACATTAAGACAGAAATTCCTAAGGTGAAAATAAACGGAGAAG ATCATACTCCTCCCTTGCCTAGGTCGAGGTCTGTGGATAGCATAGTTATATCAGCTATGAATATTGGATGCCCCTTGATGAGTCAACCTTCGAGTCTGTCTCTTAACGACATGGAAGATTTGGAAAACCAGTGTAGAGTTGGATCCAATTCCTCATCGTTAGATTATCTTCCCCGTCAAAACCATGAAACTGATGGGGATGAACCAGAAGCCTTAATAGTCGAAGTTGAAGATTTTGTCGAAGAAACAGCAGCACCTCTCAAGAACTTCGTCGAACAGCACAATCCGGTGTACCAATGTGAAGAAATGAGAGCACT TGTCTGTTTGACGCCGAAAGTGAGAAGAAGTGAATCAGCTAGAGCACAATCTAACTATAGTCTAATCGAAGAAGCACTAACATCACTGAGATACATTTCAGAGAATGAAGTTGAAATTAG gaaaattcaaATAAGAGGTGAAAAAGATAGTTTGATCAAAATCAAG gaaatatgtgatgaacagaAAAATCTTGTAACTTGCCTTCTGGGAAAAATTCGAAATCTGCAAGAAGAAAATTCAGCAGTTATATGTAATCTTTCCAAAGAAAACCAAAATGAAAAGTTTCCTCAAATTACAGACATACTGGATGTTGTTCAAGATTTATCAACAGAACTGATTACAATG GCAGAAAGACTAGAGTCCAAATTTGAGTgtcgaatgaatgaaaaaacaacCAAGCACTTTTTCGATGAACTGCACGCCCAAGAAATCATAGAGGAAATAAAGTGTAAATTGTTAGAGCTTCGCAGACATCTAAGCTATGTTTGTGCTGCTTCAG aTTCCACAACACCTCAAAAAAGAAAGTTATGTAGAATGAAGTCGATAGTTTGCGAGAAATCTTCAAACGATTCGCAGTGCACATCAAGCACACAAAGTAGCGGTGTTTGTGAAAAACAGGCTTTCGATTCCACAAACACTGAAACCAAATGTCCGCAGAACCAGGGGGCTATCAAAAAAAGATTACGGTATAGAATTGAAACCATAAGGAAAAAAAGTCTGCATGATTCAGATGAGGAGGAAGAGATTGTTGCTGAGCATAAGAAATACCCAAAACTCCTCAGATCTAGAACAATATCCGACGGATCTACGAAGTCCCTAGAGCAAAACGAAGGATGCGAGtctaaaaatataaatatatttccAGCCGTAACTAAATCTACTTATCCGGACTCACCAACTAGGGTTACTTTATCCGATTCTCCAGTTACAATTTTCGTTAAAACTACAAGAAAATTGTTCACTCCTCTTGTTGAAAGGAGTTTACAAGATTCTGAGAAGGACTCTCCAAAACAGAATGATGATAACCAGAAGTTTGAAACGAATGATGAAAATATTAACGAAGAGGAAAGCCAACCTGTAGATACAATAAATAAAGCATTGACCAATGCTGAAAATACAATGGTCACTGGTTTACCACCTCTGCATTCTTCACCTGTAACACAAAAAAAGTATGTTAGGGACATGTCGCCCAGTATTCGTTTGATGCTCAACAAATATCAACAGAAAATTACAGAACAAGATGTCTTAAGCAAATCTGGAGGTAGCAGTGGATCAGCCTCGCCAGTTGCATGGCGATCACCAATAGCAGAAAGACGAGTAAGAGCTcaaactgaaaaatatcaagAAGAAATAATCAAGCTATCACCAGTATCATTGAAAAAGGAACTTCATAAATCCACAAGCCAAGGGCATGTTCAAAGCATGGGTAAATCGGAAATAAAGAGTCCAATTATTGGAGTTAGTAGACAGAAGAGTATACTGAAATCTAGCAGTGCAGCCAATTTGGTCCAAAGGAGATTATATGAATATTCGCCTCAACACAATGAAACACCTGACAAAGAAGTGAGGTCTACATTAGATCGACAATATTCACTTCAAATAACTAACTTCGAAGAACCCTCAACTTCAAGGATTTCATCGGAATTGAGGCAGCAAAAGCTGAAAAAAGCaaaagaagaatttttgaattcttcttcaGCAACTCCACTAGACTCAAAAATTCAAGAGGATATTCAAGAAACTTCTAGAACAAATAGACTCAGCACAATAAGCGTCGATAGCAGCTCAAGCGCAAGCTCGATTTCTCCTGGTGTACTCGTTAAATCCATCAGTGCGGGCATGATCAACATAGTAGCGGATGCCTATaaacatttcgaaaacaaaCCCAGGGAATATGTTTCGTTACCAAGAAATACAAGATCAGATAGTTCAAGCAAATCAACACTAGCTAATTTGGCgtcaaaattcagaaaagtCAAAATGAGAAAAGGAAAAGAGAAAGATAGAGAACAATACGTAGCTGTTTCCGAACTTTGCAGACAAAGTTTGGTAGtagatatcaatgaaaatgatggAGGACGTGTTCAAGCCGAAAATTTAGCAAACAATGCAAACAGTACCCAAAATAGTCAACAAATGCCTATAACGAAATCGAGCAGTTGGATTCGTAAAactttatttttcaagaaataa